In a single window of the Massilia oculi genome:
- the dcd gene encoding dCTP deaminase produces the protein MTIKSDKWIRRMAESTGMIEPFEPKQVREQDGRRIISFGTSSYGYDIRCADEFKVFTNINSTIVDPKNFDSNSFVDVKSDVCIIPPNSFALARTIEYFRIPRNVLTVCLGKSTYARCGIIVNVTPFEPEWEGYVTLEFSNTTPLPAKIYAGEGCAQVLFFESDEVCETSYKDRGGKYQGQHGVTLPKT, from the coding sequence ATGACTATCAAGAGCGACAAATGGATCCGCCGCATGGCGGAAAGCACCGGCATGATCGAGCCGTTCGAGCCGAAGCAGGTACGGGAGCAGGACGGCCGCCGCATCATCTCGTTCGGCACCTCCTCGTACGGCTACGACATCCGCTGCGCCGACGAATTCAAGGTGTTTACCAACATCAACAGCACCATCGTCGACCCGAAGAACTTCGACTCGAACTCCTTCGTCGACGTCAAGAGCGACGTCTGCATCATCCCGCCGAACTCGTTCGCGCTGGCGCGCACCATCGAATACTTCCGCATCCCGCGCAACGTGCTGACGGTCTGCCTGGGCAAGTCGACCTATGCGCGCTGCGGCATCATCGTCAACGTGACGCCGTTCGAGCCGGAATGGGAAGGCTATGTGACCCTGGAGTTCTCGAACACGACTCCGCTGCCGGCCAAGATCTACGCCGGCGAAGGCTGCGCCCAGGTGCTGTTCTTCGAAAGCGACGAAGTCTGCGAGACCTCGTACAAGGACCGCGGCGGCA